The DNA region AGGATGCACTTAGAGGGTAGACCACGAGGTCGTAAATACCAACTCACAACAGTCCTCGATGAGGCCACTTATCAAAATATAGTGAGTAACAAAAACTTTCGAAATACCCAATTCGACAGCAGTAGAATAAATTCATGAAAACGTTGCTATCCTGAATAAACATGAATTGAGCTAATGTATGCCACATAGCAATCAAATCGCAATTATAAAGACAGATTTGGAATGCAGAAGAGCAAACCTTTGTACCTACCATTTGATCAGCTAACATTAATACTGTTTTCAATGAAAACTTCCTCCCGCAATACACAAACAAATCTTCAAGACTTGGTCCAAGCAGCTCAAGGACAAGTATATTATCTTCCCCATCAATGCCGGACCATTTTATGCTGGGAATTCCACCTGCATAAATTTTTAAACAGAACATTTACGAAGGAGCAaattatatgtacatatatacaatCACATACAAATcttcattcaaataaataagatGGCACATACTCCCTCCTTGAAGTATGTTGTATAATTTGGCCTCATAAAGCAGTTGTGGATGTTTTGTCTTGCTATTCTCCTAAGAACAAActcagaaaaagaaatggcaGCTTGTCAGTTGAGatgtaaatttataattagatGGCAAGATCATCAGGAGAAAACTtcagaaaattcaaggacttgTTGCAAGAATCATTCGCAGtgagaaaatggaaaattgtGAGTGAAGGGCATTGGCATAAGAACACTTTTCCCATAGTACCGAAACTAAATAAGAATGGGAACAAGCATTGCACACCTCACCATTCCATGATTTTCAACAGAAAATGCAATATGACAAAAATGAGAAGCATAAAATGAATAGATCAACGTATTGAAATGTACCATATGGTTCTTGAAATACAGAGACAAGTTATTCCCTTTCCTTTatcataagaaataatatacttaggacgaaaagaaaagaatgacGATATCAAGAAGATTTTACAAAACGAGGGATTATTGGGTCACGGCTGAAAGACCCTATTCACCACCACAATTGATCGTGATATCCTCCCCACCCTACTACTACTACAGGAGAGAatcgaatttttttaaagctCCTTTCGATTGAGAGCTATGGTGGACTATGGTGGGATATCATTCAGAAAGAAATTTCCCAACTGTATGCAAAAGTTAAGCACAGGGCAGCTCGAGCTTCAGCGACAAAACCAAAGCTTCTTGCAGCCAATCCACACTAAATTGAACGCGAATTCACAAGAATCGGAATCATATCATCGTTCGCTACAACTGAGCCGTTGCAATTCAACTTCCAGTCAAACTTACAATCTTCACGGCGACGATCTCAAAGGTGTCGACATGTGTAGCTGCAGTAACGACAAACATTGAGGCAAGCATCGATCAGCTCAGTGAACACAGCACAAGAACTTCGATTGAGCTGAACAGCAGATACAAAGGGGAAGGCTTGGACTGACCCAGAAAGATTTCACCGAAGGATCCGCTGCCGATCTTGCGGCTGAGCTTGTACTTACGGCCGACGACCCGTTCCATTGAGCTGGAGCTGCAACAAGCCTCGATTTTGACTGCCCAGAGAGAGGCAGGGAGACAGGGAGAGGGGGGGAATGGAAGAAAAGCGAAGACTTTTGGGGCTTTTTGAGAATTTTCGAGAATTTTCTAAAGCTTATATTTCATCAGAGAAGCAGAGACCACGAAGGAGAGGCGGCCTGAGAAAGGAGGACGAAgagtggagagagagagagagagagagagagagaggagtggGGAGACAGCGAGACGACAGAGGGATATACCTgggagagaggaaaaagggaAGGGTAGTTTCGAGATTTTGTTAGGTGAGGATTTATTGATTGCGGCTCCTCGTAACGGTAACAGAGCGAATATACGAGGAAACTTAACGGAAGCAACAAGTCGTCGGTCGGACGGTTGACTTCTACAGATAAAGCTGACATTACATTGGGCCTTCGGTTTTTGGGTTGGTTGGTGCAAATAACGTGCCGGAAATCGAAACTTCAGTAATTCGATTGATCTAATCTTCTGAATTGAATATAAGCTTGTACGGATTTAAACGCATCTTCAACCCAAGAAACAAAATTCAATTTGTTAGATGATAAAACTGAGGTCTCGTATAAATCCTTTCATTATATCTAGTGCGGTTGGTTTGTGAGGCAATTTGCTTTTTACTCAACTACCGAGCAAATTGATTCATCCACAAGATTTCTATTCGGACCAAGCCAAGATGACTGAGTCAATATCTTCGGATTGTCCAAAATGAGTTCAATCCTACTAGGACCAGAATCGGGAGGACAGATCAGAAGCGACCCTAACCAAGGAATTGCCGTTCAGTTCCACCTGCGTCCAATGCAGAGTTAAACTCGATGCATGAACTTGCTCTTCCAGGTTTTGTTCTTCCATCTGCTAGGGCCGATTTAGTCCAAAGAATCATTCATGGTACACTTGAAACGTATGTCCTACTCGATCTCATCCAACGGCGGAAGCATGAAAGGTTTTGCCAGTTCCAGAAGGATACCCTACCAAGTAGAATGATCCCAAATAGATTAAACAGAGACCAGCTTACATAAACCTCAAAAGCTCAACCTATCAGACAGTGAATAAAGCTATCATCGCTTGTAAACAGAAATATATGTAACATTCACAGCGGGCGACCCGGTTTGAACAAAAGATGGAGACAAGTCAGTTTGgtgtttatatatatcatatcatgTACATCTTTATCAAAAACTTTGTTTCTTCGCATTCTACTTCCTGATTAACTAAATCTCAAGCAGCAATTCCATTCCATGATTTACTTCCTTCCCAGTTCAACGGAGTACACCAGTGGCATAAATTTTGCAAGGCCCCAAAATTAGATCATAGAATGCTACTGATCCCATTCCCCCAAAATAACCTCTTCAGTCGAGagactccatcttcattaccTTGAGAGCCAGCTGTACATGGGAATTTTACTGCATGTTCATTTGTAGAAGGCCAACACCGGTCTATTAAATCCTGTTTTTGCTCCCGATAAAGCCGAGGTTAGATCCTCCACAGTTCTAAACCCAATCTGCAGAAAGGAGCATCACTATCAGCAATATAGAAGATCATAAAGAAAAAGTTCAGATAAACCGTATGGAACAAAATTGTCCAATACCTTATCCAAAAGAATTTCCTGGAAATATTGTGGACGGAATATAATTCTACTGTAGTTTTTTGCTGTAGTCTGCACAATCCAAAAGTATTTGAATGTCACTAGCTTTTCTCTACACAGGCTAGACAGGAAATCATAAATATTATCAAATGAGCTTCTGCTGGTAAAAAAACATGGAGTAAACTGTACCTCAGACACAAGGCGATTTTGTTGGTAAGAACGCCAAGGTTGAGGTTCCAATACGAAAACACCACCCTGTTCAAGGTAGATGCAATTTATAAGCTAGTTTTCAAGTTATATCCTATATCATTGCAGAGATAGGAATAAGTACATTATGGCCAATATTATCGTATGGATAAAAGAGCTTGAAAAAGGCTTTGGTCCGAGCAACTTCATTCGTTGCAATTTTAACATTTTAGCACTAAGTACTTCATATACAACCCATCAAAAAATTTCTATTGTGGGATGCGATTGTTCTATACATATTATTGTAAAAGTAAAGTTTTGTATGGGAATAACCGacctttcttttattttttggccgTAACcaatctttcttttcttgaaaCTGCTTGTTAACGACAAATTATGATATGCTAGAAATGCAACCAATTTTTACAGGTAGGGTGTCGGGGAAGTATACCGGTTGAAGAAGTTGCCAAACCTTCGAGAACAAAGATATCAATCCTTCATCACCCCAGTTCAAATGAACCCACTTTGTAACACTCAAACTGCAGCAAGAAAAAACATGCCTTGGCTGTTGGACAATTGGAGGTTATCAAAGGTTGCAAATAAGACAATAGACATGACATGAAACAACCTTATTGCTCAATGCTATGACAGACTGATAAGAGCACAACCATCCTAACTAACAACAGCAACAAGTAACTTACCATAGAATGGTATCATAACGTGCAGACAGTGGATGCCGACTCTCAACGAAATTCTCGTGCTGGAAAGAGACAACAGTAGAAAGATCTTTGCTCTCTCGAGGCAGGTCATCAGAAGTATTTCTGGCCTCCTCATCTAATGATGAATTAACAATTTGCTCAGGACCATTTGAATTCTCTTCGGACTTTGGCTCTGAAGACTTTGTACAATTCTTCATATTGGCTTCCATTTTCACAACTTTCCTAAGGTTCCAGTGAGCGTCTTCAATTCGATctaagaaatgaaaaagaaattacataTTCAAAAAGTCTCAGACCAGTGAATTATAAACTGTTATTCATTATCGTGTTATTTCACAGGAAGATAAGTCTTCGAAAAGCATATCAATATTATCAAAATGGAGGCAAGCATGATGCATGGTCCCTTACACAAGACGCTTGGCTACAACATCACATTGTTAAAAAGGAATGAGAAAAGAATAGACTGGAATTCAGACATAAAATGGTCCCATTTAGCAACGGAGATTCCATTTGAAAACAGATTTATTCTCCAGTCAAACAAGGTCAAAGATTTTACCTTTGTGCATGCGAGAACAGATAGTACagatatatataagaatttgCTTGGAAAACATGTATTGCATTTAATTCCAGCAGGGGCCAGAGGCAATTCTAAATACACGGACGACTTGATGCAAACCTAAATCTCTAGACGATGCCACATCAAAATGTAAAAAGCTTACGTGAATCAATGTCAATTCCAAGGATGCTTCGGCAACCAAACTTCTTTGCTGTACACAACGTAAAGAAAGATATCAGCTTTGGTAAATAACATCAACTGCAGATGAAGGATCGAAAGCATGGCCGAGATAGCTGTACGCACAAAAGGACTTGCTTTCACGGGAAAATGCCTCAAAACACAGAGAACATAGAGACCATGAAGCAGCAATCCTAAATGAAGTGAACTGAAAGGTCACAGTGCAAATACCGATATGGATAGTGATTATTCCGTTGTTGCAGCCAATGTCGAGGCAAGTTTTGCCCTCAAACCACTCTTTCTTCATAACCTTCAACCGAGGATCTTCGTCCAAGTCATGACCAATCTGAAAACAAGTAATGCAAAATCTTGAACGGAACGAGATAACAACAAATAGCCCCAAACTAAGCTGAAAAGAGGCCGACAACTGACAATCTGAAACCGTGGCAAGCTCTGCTCGATCGCTCAAACTGATGCTTGCTCACATTTCCAATGTAAATGAACAGAGAGCAGTGAAGCCACTTACTCGGTAGCCATAGTAGTTCCTGTAGTTCCCGAACGGCGCAAACTCCTTGCGCTTCCgcttattcttcttctccttcactTCCTCCGCAACTTGCTGCCGCTGCCCCCTCTCCTCCGCCGCACCGTCGGCCACAACTTTGTCTTCCTTCTCTGCTTCCATGGCCGAGCTCAGCCGGTCAAACTGCAACAGGGAAGAGGTGAGGTCTGCTAGGGTTTTGCAGAGCCCTGccgagaaggaagaaggaagaaggaatTGCAGGTCTGGCAGTACGGAGACGAGTTTCCCTCCCCTTCTTCGCTCTCTCCCTAACGGCGAGCTCCGGCACTTCTCCTCTTCTACGCAAATTTACTTATATTTATGGGATAGTCCAATACTTACGTAATTTACAATTCGGTCCCTCAACTAATGCAATCTGGCCAATCACGTCCTATTATGAACGGGAGAAATATAAAggaagtcctaaaagtttagggcttgtttgattttaggataatattttagaatcacaattctaacttaactctacccactacaaaacaaaataactcatacaaagtcaaagagtgggcctcatttataccacttttttccacaataaaataacataactcatacaaagtcaaagggtgggccccatttattccactcaaaatcaaaatcaaaatctgattttaaaaatcctactatgaaaccaaacgcaaccttagCGTTTTTATCGATCgagtcctataagttttactttaaatttttagtcCTATAACGTTTGTTCCGTCAACACTCTTTGTCTATATCATTATTGAGCACTAACGGTTGATGAAGGGGAGTTTGACactattaaatatttttcaagtgtccattatatatacacgtgGAATTTAAAACAATATTTAAAAGATGATTTCTAAAaacataacataaaaaaaacaaagaaaaaggaaaatcagcCTGAGCCCCTTGTCGGGGCTAGGTTATTGCTAGTAGGGGTGTGCATGGGTACCGGGTATACCTGGAACCGGTCGGAAATTACTTATTAGAGTAGGTTCCGaatagctcgtattgaaaaatgataggtttcgggtattaaaatcaggaaccagtgaaaatcgatttcgatttcggttccggttcctgcTTACAGGATATTCGGAACcagttatttattaaaaaaaagaggaaatagTAAAGTTACCGGctcctctaatgaatcagaacataGGCATTTTGTTGTATGTAATCGTATTATggatatttaattttgtcgatggattgatgagatttttatttttttttgtggattaatctaaatttgattgatattctatttggcatgatatgatattttcgattttatttagtgaGAAAagaatttacaggttccaacatagtacccggaacctgtggtataatacaagtTTCGGGTAGATTCCAGTTTCAGGATTCAACAAGGTAgtgtccggttccaaaatcttggaacatgTCCCTTACAGGAtaggattcgggtatcgtgaaaaatatagggtacccggaaccgatcacccaTAGTTACTAGCGAGGCCTCATCAACGGCCAGATCTTAAGCTTTCCGACTGACCGGAAGCAGGTCGATGGACGGAGAACCGCGATTTATGCATGCTGCACTGACCGGGTGCTCATGAAGGTCAATTATTGATCGATCCAAGTCCCTGAAGCTCTGAATGAGGACTACGTAGCTCAAGCACCAGCAATTACGATTCTCTCTCCCAATCTCAATATTCTCCCAAGTAACCATCACTCACTTGCAGCTTTCCCTTCGATTTCATCACCTCTATACATGCATCATTCAACTTTTGCTCCAATTGCCGATTGATTTGCAATTTGACCAATTTCTCTTGTTATCTACGTAGTTGATTCTTGTTGGGATTTAGACTTATTGAGTATTCAATTGAACGATGAGATGAGCTGACACCTTCATGGTTGATTGCCGACCTCATCCCTGGCATTGGGGATCGCCAGCAAGGCCCCCATCCCGACAGCAACCAAGCCCCATTTTTCCTTAATGTTACGCTTTTTGAaaacatttttaatatttgtatatattttacgTATTTATTTAATAGACACCTGGAATGTATTTTAACGGTGTTAACGTTCATGTCATCAACATTTGAACTAAAAGAGTTGATGGAGCAAACTTTATAAGactgaaaaattcaaagtatAACTTATAGGACTTGATTGACAAAAACATCaagggcttgtttggtttatgaatacaattttaaaatcacaattttaatctaattctacccacaacaaaataaaataactcataaaaagtcaaagagtaggcctcatttataccatttttttccacaacaaaacaaaataattcatataaaatcaaaCGGTGGGCCcaatttataccactctttttcaaaatcaaaatatgattttaaaatcctactatgaaaccaaacgcagcacaAACTTTTAAGGCTCCGTTTGGGAACGgagtttaattttagaatcatgattttgattttaactctacccactacacaacaaaaacacatgttttccaaatcaaatttataatacaatctcatttgtcctttttcagaatcaaaatcaaaatcaaaatcaaactctgTTTCCAAACGCACCCTAAAACTTTCACTATATTTCTCCCTAATATGAACTTCTCTTTTCTGGCGTCACGTTTCTTCGCCAGTGGTCCAATTAGATCAGTCCATCACTGCCGATTATGATTTGTCCCGTACAGCCCACCGATCGAGCCATAGGACTCAGATATAAAAGAGCTGAGTTATACAAGTATCACAATCGACGAATTCCATCCGGAAATTACAAGAGTACCTGAATTCCGTCAGAAGTCCAAAGCCGACACACTACGGCTGAGGAAGATGATAAAACTAGGAATTCATGATCATCACGTAAAGCTCAAGGCCTATGACTGACCAAACAATAGGATTCGGGTAGAAGGGAGCTGAGAATAGAAGAACACGGGAATCTCATCAGAAGTCCAAAACCAACATGCGACAGCTATGGAAGATGATAAAGCCAGAGGATCTCTCTCTCATCGTAAATAGCTTGGCTTACAAGTTACAACAACTCCGAACAGAGTCCCAAACTGAGATATACTTTGCACGAATATCTTGTTATGAAACAGCTAAGGAAAAGAATAATATAACACAGTAAAGTAATGTTGTTGTGTATGTCCCATAACTACAGTTAATTAAGCTAATGGGTAAAACGGAAACCTCCTTCACTATCGCCACGAGCACGACTCCTTTAACTACAAAACGGGATGTCTTTTGTTTTGTccttttctgaatttttttacaaattttccCGCTGGGATCGCTCCCCAGAGGATCAGTCCAGCTTAAGGATCTCGATATACACATTGCACATCTCGAGTGATCTCCTTCAATCTCACTCCAATTCCTTCAGGAAGTCGACATTATCAACGAAAACCTGAGAAAGTAGAAGCCATATCAAAAACTCGAAGATTGATGGTCACAAGAACCGctaaatgatgaaaatatatcaCTAATATATTGATCTAACAAGTTTAAGCTTTTAGAACACCTAGACTTTCCAAATTTTTGTTGAGCAGTAATTATACACAGATATTTCCCTAACACCAACAACAGCCATCTGATAGCCCAAGAATTGAGCAATTTTAGAAGGGGTCAGAGATCTCAGGCAAATGAAGGCATCAATTATAACAGGACTTGTAAGCATATATAAGTGCAGAAAATAAGTGATTAATGTTATCGGTGAAAGTGAATTCTCATTCACTCAAGATCAGGAGTTAAAGCTACTGAGTGCCTCACGAAAATATATTCTTAGATCTCATACCGTTTTCCAACCATCAGGATCCAAGCACGCTGTGATCTTTGTGTTGATACCAGGTAATGGTCCAGGTTCCCGGGTAACCTTACCACCATAGAGTTTGACTGCCTCCGCTGTTTTATAAACATCATCGGTGCCAATAGCAATCTGCCAAGAAGCAAGAATCAGTCCCCACGTACCTTGTCTCGGATGAGAAATCAAGGTTATGTTGAAAGAGAAGGATTTAATACTGCATGTTAAGAATATTGAATAAAGTAGGTTATAATAAAACGACGCATGACTCCGAAAACATCACTTTCTGTTGGGCAAAATATCCAACCGCTGATATTGGATGTAAATGTTATGAGGTCCTCACATGTCAGTGAAATTGCAGGTTACATGATTAGCCATTGACTAGTCTCGAGAAAGAACACAGTCATGGCTTATTCCCCTTTCTGAATGGTGAAATTTCACAGAAATTCACAACCAATAATACTAGTAGTTCAACGATATGAGAAGATGGTAACATCAATTCTGTACCTGAGCGTAGGCATTTCCTTTATCATATTCAGTGACGCCATAATTATATGTCAACTCCAACACAGCATTCTTATCTTCAGGCCCATATCCCATCATTGCTATAGTATACTACAGAAATGAACACGAGGTATTGTAAGTAAACTATATTCTGAGTAGCTTAACTAATGGCAACAAAATCTTTTTACCCACTAAGATTATGTAGACAGAAATGTTACAGGCAAATGCATGTTTAATGCTTTTCTTCTGATGCTCCTGGAAATTAAACCAAGAGCATTGTTGTATATACTATATTTACCAAAATCCCTGATCACATATATCTCATCCGACCAAAAGTAGACTCTTGAACAATGAATGACATTTAGTTACCTTGTATTCTGGGTTATCTCTCTTACGAAGAAGCTCCATACCAAATGCCTGAGATACAGAAATGCGGTTACTATAcaagaaaatttcaaagtAGGGACATTATAGATGCAATAACAAGCAGCAGAGAGCCCAAACAAGTCTCACCTTCTCATAGAAGTTTATTGATCGATCAAGGTCACCTACACGGAGCATTACTTGACAAAGGGGCTCAGGAGTCGGCGGTCTCTCCAAAAGTTCAAACTTGTAACCATCAGGATCTTCAATAAATGCAATTACACTGCTGCCACCCTTGACAGGACCAGGTTCACGGGTCACTTTGCCACCTTTAGCCTTGATGAGTTCCACAGTCTTGGCAACCTAGTCAAGTGAACATGCACAAGTCAGTAATACTCAAACAACTTCAAGTACCAAAAATTTCAATACAGGGTTCATACACTATTGGAGCTAACTGCAGATTCCAACCAGGAACATGATCATCAAACTAGGTATAAGAAAACTAgtcacaaaaataaatatgggGAAATGATTATGCAACTAGGCCGTTCCTTTGCATAAAAGATCATCTAGTCTGTAAGGTCCTAACAGGAAGTTTATTTCCGGTTGCCTCATCTGCTTCCTTGAAATGTTGTTTCTTTTAAGTTAGTGATAATCATCGATGAGAAACATTGGCACATAAAGTGAAAATTATATGTCACTACTCAAAACAAAACACAACAACTTGAAATATTCATACTTACATCCTCAACTGCAATGCCGAAATGACCAAAGCCAGTGCCAATGTCATACTTGTCCACTCCATAATCTGGTACAGATCATTGATTGCATGAATATTATCAAAAAGAACGGACAGATTTCCCGACAAAAATATGGAAGATGTTTTTGTAGGATTATGTTCTTAAGAAAAGGACATTTATTCATGGATTTCAAAagatcattaaaaataaaaataacatatcAGGAAACGTACTGTATGTGAGTTCAATAACAAAGTGTGAGTCTTCAGGCCCATAACCAAGAAAGGCATTTGTGTATCTTTCTTCAGGTATGTCACGTTTTCGCAGCAGCTTCATTCCGAGGCACTCCGTGTAAAATCTGTCATCAACAGTGAGTTAATCTTAATCTTAGTTTAATACTGAGGACAACAAAAGCACCCCTTTTTCATCCTGATGCCTACTTTATGGTCCTGTCCAAGTCCCCCACCCGGTAGACAACATGAAGCATTCTCCTGTTATCCTTCTTTACCCAGTCAAGAAGGTTATCTTGGCCTGCAGCTGTGCTTGCTTGTGCCACTCCTCCTGGTGTGCTGGAAGCAGAGACGTTAGTCTCTCCTCTCAACATGCTCGAAGCCCTAAGACCAAAGTTCTGTGACTGCAGGACCGCtgagtaaaaaaaatatgtcagCAGAATCTCAAGCTACTAAATCCTAGAACGAGCACAATTTCACTGTAATCCGTAAATTG from Punica granatum isolate Tunisia-2019 chromosome 3, ASM765513v2, whole genome shotgun sequence includes:
- the LOC116201498 gene encoding probable lactoylglutathione lyase, chloroplastic, encoding MVRIIPMASSLRPSLSSSSFRFSSLCSAPRLSLPYTPSRRVALSHLGSAVLQSQNFGLRASSMLRGETNVSASSTPGGVAQASTAAGQDNLLDWVKKDNRRMLHVVYRVGDLDRTIKFYTECLGMKLLRKRDIPEERYTNAFLGYGPEDSHFVIELTYNYGVDKYDIGTGFGHFGIAVEDVAKTVELIKAKGGKVTREPGPVKGGSSVIAFIEDPDGYKFELLERPPTPEPLCQVMLRVGDLDRSINFYEKAFGMELLRKRDNPEYKYTIAMMGYGPEDKNAVLELTYNYGVTEYDKGNAYAQIAIGTDDVYKTAEAVKLYGGKVTREPGPLPGINTKITACLDPDGWKTVFVDNVDFLKELE
- the LOC116199672 gene encoding probable RNA methyltransferase At5g51130 is translated as MEAEKEDKVVADGAAEERGQRQQVAEEVKEKKNKRKRKEFAPFGNYRNYYGYRIGHDLDEDPRLKVMKKEWFEGKTCLDIGCNNGIITIHIAKKFGCRSILGIDIDSHRIEDAHWNLRKVVKMEANMKNCTKSSEPKSEENSNGPEQIVNSSLDEEARNTSDDLPRESKDLSTVVSFQHENFVESRHPLSARYDTILCLSVTKWVHLNWGDEGLISLFSKVWQLLQPGGVFVLEPQPWRSYQQNRLVSETTAKNYSRIIFRPQYFQEILLDKIGFRTVEDLTSALSGAKTGFNRPVLAFYK